In Sphingobium amiense, a genomic segment contains:
- a CDS encoding phosphoenolpyruvate carboxykinase → MDITVKSGGTLHENLDTPELVEIALRRGEGRLSEHGAFVVETGKHTGRSAQDKFIVRDEVTRDDVWWGASNKPMSEEAFANLREDFLKHLAALDDVFVQDLFGGSQPEFRVGVRVVTELAWHSHFVRTMLVRPTADELTHFTADYTIIDLPGFRADPERHGCRSETIIAIDFTHRLILIGGTGYAGEMKKAVFSVLNYVLPQKGVMPMHCSANIGPDGDTAIFFGLSGTGKTTLSADVSRTLIGDDEHGWSDSAVFNFEGGCYAKMIRLSAEAEPEIHATTRRFGTILENVVMDPETRALDLDDASLAENSRGAYPIHFIPNASAENMGPVPKNIIMLTADAFGVLPPIAKLTPEQAMYHFLSGYTAKVAGTELGVTEPEATFSTCFGAPFMPRHPSVYGNLLRKRIAAGNVDCWLVNTGWTGGQYGTGSRMPIKVTRALLNAALSGTLEGAQFRTDPNFGFVVPVAVEGVDSSILDPRSTWADGAAYDGTARSLVDRFKRNFTQFVAHVDESIRAAAPPGWFDA, encoded by the coding sequence TTGGACATCACGGTCAAATCCGGTGGGACGCTTCACGAAAATCTCGATACGCCCGAACTCGTCGAGATCGCCTTGCGGCGCGGTGAAGGCCGCCTGTCCGAGCATGGCGCCTTCGTGGTTGAAACCGGAAAACATACCGGCCGTTCGGCCCAGGACAAATTCATCGTCCGTGATGAGGTCACCAGGGATGATGTCTGGTGGGGGGCTTCCAACAAGCCGATGTCGGAAGAAGCCTTCGCCAATCTGCGCGAGGATTTCCTCAAGCATCTTGCCGCACTCGACGACGTCTTCGTCCAGGATCTGTTCGGCGGCTCGCAGCCGGAATTCCGTGTCGGAGTCCGGGTCGTCACGGAACTGGCCTGGCACTCGCATTTCGTGCGCACCATGCTGGTTAGGCCGACGGCGGATGAACTCACGCATTTCACGGCGGATTACACCATCATCGACTTGCCCGGCTTCCGCGCCGATCCCGAACGCCATGGCTGCCGGTCGGAAACCATCATCGCGATCGATTTCACCCACCGGCTGATCCTGATCGGCGGCACCGGCTATGCCGGCGAGATGAAGAAGGCGGTGTTCTCGGTGCTGAACTATGTGCTGCCGCAAAAGGGCGTCATGCCGATGCATTGTTCGGCGAACATCGGTCCCGATGGCGACACCGCGATCTTCTTCGGCCTCTCGGGCACCGGCAAGACCACTTTGTCCGCTGATGTTTCGCGCACGCTGATCGGCGACGACGAGCATGGCTGGTCGGACAGCGCCGTCTTCAATTTCGAAGGCGGCTGCTACGCCAAGATGATCCGTCTCTCGGCCGAGGCGGAGCCTGAAATCCATGCGACCACCCGCCGCTTCGGTACGATCCTCGAGAATGTCGTCATGGATCCGGAAACCCGCGCACTCGACCTCGACGACGCCTCGCTCGCCGAGAACAGCAGGGGCGCCTATCCGATCCACTTCATCCCCAATGCCTCCGCCGAGAACATGGGGCCGGTGCCGAAGAACATCATCATGCTGACGGCCGATGCCTTCGGCGTGCTCCCGCCCATCGCGAAGCTAACGCCCGAACAGGCGATGTATCATTTCCTGTCCGGCTACACAGCCAAGGTCGCGGGCACCGAACTCGGTGTCACCGAACCCGAAGCGACGTTCTCGACCTGCTTTGGCGCGCCGTTCATGCCGCGGCATCCCAGCGTCTACGGCAATCTGCTTCGCAAGCGTATCGCCGCGGGGAATGTCGATTGCTGGCTGGTCAACACCGGCTGGACCGGCGGCCAATATGGAACGGGATCGCGGATGCCGATCAAGGTGACGCGCGCACTGCTCAATGCTGCGCTTTCCGGGACTCTCGAAGGCGCACAGTTCCGCACCGATCCCAACTTCGGCTTCGTGGTCCCCGTTGCTGTAGAGGGTGTGGATTCGAGTATTCTCGACCCGCGTTCCACCTGGGCTGATGGGGCCGCCTATGACGGCACGGCGCGTTCCCTGGTCGACCGCTTCAAGCGCAACTTCACGCAGTTTGTCGCTCATGTCGACGAAAGCATCCGCGCGGCGGCCCCTCCCGGATGGTTCGATGCCTGA
- a CDS encoding DUF983 domain-containing protein, translated as MPAHEQGSVTGKLVLPVTGWAAILRGLRGRCPRCGEARLFMRFLKPIPHCPQCGQDWTHQQADDFPAYVSIFVTGHLMAPLIIAVTSRAEMSVPMLMAILLPLALLLMVGLLQPAKGAIIALQWWFGMHGFRRERPGAIPDDADT; from the coding sequence ATGCCCGCTCATGAACAGGGATCGGTAACCGGCAAGCTTGTCTTGCCGGTCACAGGTTGGGCCGCGATCCTGCGCGGGTTGCGCGGGCGATGCCCCCGGTGCGGCGAGGCGCGCCTGTTCATGCGGTTCCTGAAACCGATCCCTCATTGCCCGCAATGCGGCCAGGACTGGACGCATCAGCAAGCTGATGATTTCCCGGCCTATGTCTCGATCTTCGTGACGGGGCATCTGATGGCGCCGCTCATTATCGCCGTGACCAGTCGCGCGGAAATGTCCGTGCCGATGTTGATGGCGATCCTGCTTCCGTTGGCGTTGCTCCTGATGGTCGGGCTGCTTCAGCCCGCCAAGGGAGCCATCATTGCCTTGCAGTGGTGGTTCGGCATGCATGGGTTTCGCAGGGAACGCCCGGGAGCAATTCCGGACGACGCCGATACATGA